A region of Eulemur rufifrons isolate Redbay unplaced genomic scaffold, OSU_ERuf_1 scaffold_150, whole genome shotgun sequence DNA encodes the following proteins:
- the LOC138379724 gene encoding ribonuclease H-like, with protein MARKDLQDRPLANSDLTWFTDGSSFVREGHRYAGAAIVDGQGNLIWAARLPQGTSAQKAELIALTEALRRAQGKRLTVYTDSRYAFGTVHIHGALYKERGFITAEGKEIKHKPEILQLLEAILLPKAVAVVHTPGHQKGDSLEARGNRAADAEAKRAAEGPTPTDVLHLSLPPPGMGEIPPQPDYSSMDMDWAREKLQATQGKDG; from the coding sequence atggcccggaAGGACCTGCAGGACCGCCCTCTTGCGAACAGCGACCTGACCTGGTTCACGGACGGGAGTAGCTTcgtcagggagggacacaggtacGCAGGAGCAGCCATAGTAGATGGACAAGGCAACCTTATCTGGGCTGCACGCCTGCCACAGGGAACGTCcgcccagaaggctgagctgattgcattaacggaagcccttcgccgggcccagggaaagaggctgacggTATATACTGACAGCCGCTACGCCTTTGGGACAGTGCACATACATGGAGCCCTCTATAAAGAAAGGGGCTTCAtcacggcagagggcaaagaaatcaaacataagcctgaaatacttcaattgctagaagctatcctgttaccaaaggcagtggctgtagtccacactccgggacaccagaagggggactccctAGAAGCTCGAGGCAACCGGGCCGCGGATGCCGAGGCCAAGAGGGCTGCGGAAGGACCTACACCAACAGATGTCCTACACTTGAGCCTGCCGCCCCCAGGAATGGGAGAGATACCCCCTCAACCGGACTATTCCAGTATGGACATGGactgggccagagaaaaactTCAGGCAACGCAGGGTAAGGATGGTTAG